In one Photobacterium swingsii genomic region, the following are encoded:
- a CDS encoding type I secretion system permease/ATPase — protein sequence MKDPLLHSLTYLCRYYGQANSPDALIAGLPLNDGWLSPHLLPRAAEQGGLHAKLNQVSLNALSPLLLPVILVLNHNDACVLLSINPDTQEADIVHPHLQLEPQTISLDSLNTNYSGQLFLIKKQFRYDERSPELLKTRKGHWFWSTLWESRSIYRDVLIASILINVFAIATPLFTRLVYDKIVPNLAFDSLWVLASGMAIIFIFDLILKLMRSFFIDIAGKKSDLLLSAKIFSKVLGIKMEAKPPSVGAFARHLQEFESIREFFTSATVSTLIDLPFAILFLVVIALVAGPLAYVPLVAVILLALYSWFIQKPLKESIEEGSRLASQKHANLIESLHGLETVKLFGAQHQFQYRWEEAVAHLANWGIKSRRLTDSVQNSAGFLQQFVSVAMIVFGVYLIAAGQLTMGGLIAATMLSGRAVGPLVQLSLLSTRYNQAKSAMTILEQLMAMPSEQDNDKRYIHRPVLQGKITFDNVSFAYPNNSTTDDTKTAQPALRNVSFTINPGEKVAIIGRIGSGKTTIERLIMGLYQAQEGSVLIDDTDINQLHHIDVRKNIGCVPQENLLFFGSIRDNITLGRPLASDSDILRAAQRAGVTQFSQSDSAGLEKQVGEGGNALSGGQRQAITIARALLGEPPVLLMDEPTSSMDNRSESGIKAQLANLQDHETLILITHKTSMLDVVDRIIILEQGRVITDGPKDNVLQQLRDGQPTQSFKTARKASG from the coding sequence ATGAAAGATCCTCTCCTTCATAGCCTTACCTACCTTTGCCGCTATTACGGCCAAGCGAACTCACCCGATGCATTAATCGCGGGCTTACCACTCAACGATGGCTGGCTGAGCCCTCATTTATTGCCGCGTGCCGCTGAACAAGGCGGGCTTCACGCCAAACTCAACCAAGTGTCACTGAACGCCCTCTCCCCCTTATTATTGCCCGTAATTTTAGTGCTCAATCACAATGATGCCTGTGTCTTACTCAGCATTAATCCAGATACCCAAGAAGCCGATATTGTTCACCCACATTTGCAACTTGAACCGCAAACTATCTCGCTTGATTCACTGAACACTAATTACAGTGGTCAGCTTTTCCTGATTAAAAAACAATTTCGCTACGATGAGCGCTCACCTGAGTTATTAAAAACCCGCAAAGGGCATTGGTTTTGGAGCACCTTGTGGGAATCGCGATCTATTTACCGTGACGTACTCATCGCATCCATTTTGATCAATGTCTTTGCGATTGCAACGCCCCTTTTTACCCGCTTGGTCTACGACAAGATTGTGCCGAATTTAGCGTTTGATTCACTCTGGGTATTGGCCAGTGGCATGGCGATCATCTTCATCTTCGATCTTATTTTGAAGCTTATGCGTAGCTTTTTTATCGACATCGCAGGAAAAAAATCGGACTTACTGCTATCCGCTAAGATATTTAGCAAGGTGCTCGGTATCAAAATGGAAGCTAAGCCGCCATCCGTTGGTGCTTTTGCTCGCCACCTGCAAGAATTTGAATCCATCCGAGAGTTTTTCACTTCAGCCACAGTTTCAACCTTGATCGACCTGCCCTTTGCGATCCTTTTTCTCGTGGTCATCGCCCTCGTCGCAGGGCCTCTGGCTTATGTACCGCTGGTAGCGGTCATTCTATTGGCGCTGTATAGCTGGTTCATCCAAAAGCCTCTCAAAGAGAGTATCGAAGAAGGTTCTCGCTTAGCTTCGCAAAAACACGCCAACTTAATTGAAAGCCTACATGGCTTAGAAACCGTGAAATTATTCGGCGCACAACATCAGTTCCAATACCGCTGGGAAGAAGCGGTCGCACACTTGGCAAATTGGGGGATTAAGTCTCGTCGGCTAACCGACTCAGTCCAAAACAGTGCTGGCTTCTTACAGCAATTTGTCTCTGTTGCCATGATCGTTTTTGGTGTCTACCTGATTGCAGCAGGACAATTAACCATGGGCGGATTAATTGCAGCCACTATGCTTAGTGGTCGCGCTGTCGGTCCTCTGGTACAACTATCATTACTCTCAACCCGTTATAACCAAGCCAAATCCGCCATGACGATTTTAGAACAGTTAATGGCAATGCCCTCTGAGCAAGATAACGATAAACGCTACATTCATCGCCCTGTCCTACAAGGTAAAATTACCTTTGATAATGTCAGTTTTGCTTACCCCAATAACAGTACAACAGACGACACTAAAACAGCACAACCCGCGTTGCGTAACGTGAGTTTCACTATAAACCCGGGTGAAAAAGTGGCGATAATCGGTCGGATTGGCTCAGGAAAAACCACCATAGAACGTTTAATTATGGGACTGTATCAAGCGCAAGAAGGTTCTGTACTGATAGACGATACCGATATTAATCAGCTCCATCACATCGATGTCAGAAAAAATATAGGTTGCGTACCCCAAGAAAATTTACTGTTTTTCGGCTCAATTCGCGACAACATTACCTTAGGTCGACCACTGGCCAGTGACAGTGATATTCTGCGTGCAGCGCAGCGTGCAGGCGTTACGCAATTTAGTCAAAGCGACAGTGCAGGGCTAGAGAAACAAGTGGGTGAAGGCGGCAATGCATTATCAGGAGGACAGCGCCAAGCTATTACCATTGCTCGCGCCTTGTTAGGCGAGCCACCAGTGCTATTAATGGACGAACCCACCAGCAGTATGGATAACCGCTCTGAAAGTGGTATTAAAGCACAACTCGCTAACCTGCAAGATCACGAGACGCTCATCTTGATCACCCATAAAACCAGCATGCTTGATGTAGTTGATCGAATTATTATTTTAGAGCAAGGCCGTGTCATTACTGACGGTCCGAAGGACAATGTGTTACAACAGCTACGTGATGGGCAACCCACGCAATCTTTTAAAACCGCACGTAAAGCCAGCGGCTAA
- a CDS encoding ABC transporter ATP-binding protein, with protein sequence MAEVVLRQVEKVYPNGFKAVQGVDLTIKEGEFMVFVGPSGCAKSTTLRMIAGLEEVSGGDIYIGDKRVNDLPPKDRGISMVFQNYALYPHMSVYDNMAFGLRQQKLDQHKIDRRIRDAAETLEISHLLASKPGEMSGGQRQRVALGRAMVRKPDVFLFDEPLSNLDAKLRVTTRVSIAQLHNELKDEGQNATMIYVTHDQVEAMTLGDRICVLNQGQIMQVDTPMNLYQRPANKFVAGFIGSPAMNLIKANIVLDNNQYFVEPKSGSRFLLPADKARQVAEKVGQEVWFGLRPEHISMVDLEPPTPTRQDIEMSPINVVESMGNEVYLYFNVGDDQLIARVPYQADKAIQHGDIQPLHFDMSHCHLFDVETEASLLVD encoded by the coding sequence ATGGCTGAAGTAGTGCTTCGACAAGTAGAAAAAGTGTATCCCAACGGCTTTAAAGCGGTACAAGGTGTTGATCTGACCATCAAAGAAGGCGAGTTCATGGTCTTTGTTGGCCCGTCTGGTTGTGCCAAATCAACCACGTTACGCATGATAGCGGGCTTGGAAGAGGTGTCGGGTGGCGATATTTATATTGGCGACAAACGCGTGAATGATTTACCGCCCAAAGATCGTGGTATTTCTATGGTGTTCCAAAATTACGCCCTTTATCCGCACATGAGTGTGTACGACAACATGGCATTTGGGCTACGTCAGCAAAAGCTGGATCAGCATAAGATAGATCGTCGCATTCGTGATGCAGCTGAAACATTAGAAATTAGCCACTTATTAGCCTCTAAACCTGGCGAGATGTCGGGTGGACAGCGTCAGCGTGTGGCGCTGGGCCGTGCTATGGTGCGAAAACCTGATGTGTTCTTGTTTGATGAGCCCTTGTCTAATCTGGATGCCAAACTTCGCGTAACAACCCGTGTCAGCATTGCGCAATTACACAATGAGCTCAAAGACGAAGGGCAAAATGCGACCATGATTTACGTGACGCACGATCAAGTTGAAGCCATGACACTGGGCGATCGCATTTGCGTACTGAATCAAGGGCAAATAATGCAAGTCGATACGCCAATGAACTTGTATCAACGACCAGCCAATAAGTTTGTCGCAGGCTTTATTGGTTCGCCAGCCATGAATTTAATTAAAGCGAATATTGTGCTGGATAATAATCAGTATTTTGTCGAGCCTAAAAGCGGTTCTCGATTCTTATTGCCGGCAGATAAAGCACGCCAAGTTGCCGAGAAGGTCGGGCAAGAAGTGTGGTTTGGTTTGCGTCCTGAGCACATCAGTATGGTTGATCTTGAGCCGCCAACGCCAACACGGCAAGACATCGAAATGTCACCTATCAACGTAGTTGAGTCGATGGGAAATGAAGTGTATTTGTATTTCAATGTGGGTGATGACCAACTCATCGCCCGTGTGCCTTACCAAGCGGATAAAGCAATTCAGCATGGTGATATCCAGCCGTTGCATTTTGATATGTCACACTGTCATTTATTTGATGTTGAAACTGAAGCGTCACTGCTGGTGGATTAG
- a CDS encoding bifunctional diguanylate cyclase/phosphodiesterase, translating into MTLYRQLLSGMLLLLIVLIFGVFVVQFQTTKDFLQLQQENELDNTINSVGMALTPYLDKKDMVATESLINATFDGGFYQSVTLSLIEGDYRIERQYPSQIQGVPPLFTYLINLEPLSESRVLTSGWMQVAKLTVTTNPAFAYLKLWQASVQLFLGFIATSLLGAVMVSVFLRRVLTPLTAIQNSAKAMSNNEFKQPLLVPDIRELKDVVTAFNHMSLQLKSYIDHQAQEADKLRVRAYQDPVSGLANRHYLITKLDTLIAHKTFGGVILLRADFIADSYEKEGYEAGDELTVKLANSLKDLASDEITIARLNHAEFMLLVPHCSSGELTQLGRAVLQKSAALQSDPLNIAPLHAAVGLVIASDSDTSGSLLAQADNAVNQARQQATEHLFLIDSLDQTLRLGKQQWKRLVDHAISHDQLSLTFQPATDENNKVLHQEAFSTIYDGQKSYSAGQFLGAIEQLSAGPEFDRYVIAKITAMLVDNPELDPIAVNITQSSISDAGFMRWLGTLLKTNPQYRDRLLFELPEISFLNQLDNIELLCDIIHRNGFQFGIDNYGHNFSSVSYLHRFKPAYVKLDFAYTQHIDDALKADVLSSITRNAQALGIIAIASRIETQDQREKLSALMINGFQGYVTQQAVQED; encoded by the coding sequence ATGACTTTATATCGACAACTGCTTAGTGGAATGCTGTTACTGCTAATCGTCCTGATCTTTGGCGTATTCGTGGTGCAGTTTCAAACCACCAAAGACTTTTTACAGCTGCAACAAGAAAATGAACTCGACAATACCATTAACTCTGTCGGTATGGCGCTCACCCCCTATCTTGATAAAAAAGACATGGTCGCAACAGAGTCACTTATCAATGCGACCTTTGATGGTGGCTTCTACCAATCAGTGACACTGTCACTTATCGAGGGCGACTACAGGATTGAACGCCAATACCCAAGTCAAATTCAAGGTGTACCACCGCTTTTTACCTACCTCATTAATTTAGAACCGTTAAGTGAAAGCCGCGTTCTCACAAGCGGCTGGATGCAAGTCGCCAAACTCACAGTCACAACTAACCCTGCTTTTGCTTATCTCAAACTATGGCAAGCCAGTGTGCAGCTCTTTCTTGGGTTTATCGCCACCAGCTTATTGGGAGCCGTCATGGTTTCTGTCTTTCTTCGCCGCGTTCTCACACCACTAACGGCGATTCAGAACAGTGCCAAAGCCATGTCTAATAATGAATTCAAGCAGCCTTTATTGGTGCCCGATATCCGCGAATTAAAAGATGTGGTTACGGCCTTTAACCACATGAGCCTGCAGCTTAAATCATACATAGATCATCAAGCGCAAGAGGCCGATAAGCTCAGGGTGCGAGCATACCAAGATCCCGTGTCTGGTCTAGCCAATCGCCACTACTTAATCACCAAATTAGATACGCTCATTGCACACAAAACCTTTGGTGGCGTCATTTTATTGCGGGCTGATTTCATTGCTGATAGTTATGAAAAAGAGGGCTATGAAGCGGGTGATGAGCTAACCGTTAAACTAGCAAATAGCTTAAAAGATTTAGCCAGCGACGAAATCACAATTGCTCGGCTCAACCACGCTGAGTTTATGCTGCTTGTCCCTCATTGTAGTAGTGGTGAATTAACGCAGCTTGGTCGTGCCGTTTTGCAAAAATCAGCCGCCTTACAAAGCGATCCACTTAATATTGCTCCCTTACATGCTGCTGTTGGACTGGTTATTGCCAGCGATAGCGACACCAGTGGTAGCCTACTGGCGCAAGCTGACAATGCCGTTAACCAAGCTCGACAACAAGCGACTGAGCACTTATTTCTCATCGACAGCCTAGATCAAACGCTACGGCTGGGCAAACAACAATGGAAGCGCCTTGTTGATCACGCGATCAGCCACGATCAGCTCTCACTGACCTTTCAACCCGCAACAGATGAAAACAATAAAGTGCTTCATCAAGAAGCGTTCAGTACCATTTACGATGGGCAAAAAAGTTATAGCGCAGGCCAGTTCCTTGGTGCAATCGAGCAACTCAGCGCAGGGCCTGAATTTGATCGTTACGTGATCGCCAAGATCACCGCCATGTTGGTCGACAATCCTGAACTTGACCCAATCGCCGTCAATATTACTCAGAGCAGTATCAGTGACGCGGGCTTCATGCGCTGGCTAGGAACACTCTTGAAAACCAACCCTCAGTATCGCGACCGCCTACTCTTTGAATTACCTGAGATCAGTTTTTTAAATCAACTCGATAACATTGAGCTCTTGTGCGACATCATTCATCGAAACGGCTTTCAATTCGGTATTGATAACTACGGTCATAACTTTAGTTCAGTCAGTTACCTACATCGTTTTAAGCCCGCTTACGTCAAACTCGACTTTGCCTATACGCAGCACATCGATGATGCTTTAAAAGCCGATGTTTTATCTTCTATCACCCGTAATGCACAGGCATTAGGGATCATCGCGATTGCGTCACGCATTGAAACCCAAGATCAACGTGAAAAGCTATCTGCGTTAATGATCAATGGCTTCCAAGGCTATGTCACCCAGCAAGCAGTGCAAGAGGATTAG
- a CDS encoding OmpA family protein — protein MKFLLFFPCLLLLAACATSVPNDMPLAEQSKDLRDDDDDGVINARDKCANTPHPAIVDNDGCPTYVANPEEGRIHILFANDSTQITAEYQNQISEMSQFLKAHPSTYIELKGYASPVGNSDYNVGLSQRRAQVVKQSLLDSGITKNRIMTVGFGDTEPVSAESQEVTNTLSRRVTAQVKTASDKVVEEWTIFTLRQN, from the coding sequence ATGAAATTTCTACTTTTCTTCCCATGCCTACTGCTGCTCGCAGCGTGTGCAACCTCCGTACCCAATGACATGCCGCTAGCGGAACAATCAAAAGATTTACGTGACGACGACGACGATGGCGTCATCAATGCCCGCGATAAATGCGCAAACACACCGCACCCTGCGATTGTCGATAATGATGGTTGTCCTACCTATGTTGCGAACCCAGAAGAAGGTCGAATTCATATCTTGTTCGCTAATGACTCCACCCAAATCACGGCAGAATATCAAAACCAAATCAGCGAGATGAGCCAATTTCTTAAAGCGCATCCATCCACTTATATCGAACTAAAAGGGTATGCAAGTCCTGTTGGCAATAGTGATTATAATGTCGGGTTGTCACAGCGTCGTGCCCAAGTCGTTAAACAGTCTCTGCTTGATAGTGGTATTACGAAAAATCGCATCATGACAGTCGGTTTCGGTGATACAGAACCCGTTAGCGCTGAAAGCCAAGAAGTCACCAATACCTTGAGTCGCAGAGTCACTGCGCAAGTCAAAACCGCCTCAGATAAGGTTGTTGAAGAATGGACTATTTTTACTCTTCGCCAAAATTAG
- a CDS encoding HlyD family type I secretion periplasmic adaptor subunit has translation MTSKHKSPPNKADKPLTTEQLDYIDDQSAALLLNTPKSARRMLWVIVLFFVIAFVWASQAQLDQVTVGSGKVIASSQLQVVQNLEGGIVKSLLVTEGDAVVQGQELLIIDDTQFQSDFNEQSQSLVGTQADSVRLNALLASIRIDKSQAKTNWQKSIVIKRQALTFSSELTQHQARLVQRQKNEFTDQLSQLESQLAVVEQQINQKARERIETQSRVSSLRNSYGIASKELAITKPLADEGVVPEIELLKLQRQLNDTRRELKSAELQLPIIKAAIQEAILKRIDIAQNFRSDLQRELNEISDKVASLSASQIGLQDRVNRTTITSPVTGIIQTLHTNTVGGVIQPGMDVITIVPTDDNLLIEAQIAPKDIAFLRPKLRAMIKFSAYDFTVFGGLEGTLETISADTIKDDEGNSFYQIRIRTAQNYLLSGSGEILPIIPGMTASADIITGKRTVLDYLLKPVISAQRNALRE, from the coding sequence ATGACGAGTAAACACAAAAGCCCGCCAAATAAGGCAGACAAACCGTTAACAACTGAGCAACTTGATTATATCGATGATCAAAGCGCAGCCCTGTTGCTTAACACCCCTAAAAGTGCACGGCGGATGCTGTGGGTAATTGTTTTGTTTTTCGTTATTGCTTTCGTATGGGCTTCACAAGCACAGCTTGATCAGGTCACTGTGGGGAGCGGCAAAGTCATTGCCTCTTCGCAACTACAAGTGGTTCAAAACCTTGAAGGGGGCATAGTTAAGTCCCTGCTGGTTACAGAAGGCGATGCAGTTGTGCAGGGGCAAGAACTACTGATTATTGATGACACTCAATTTCAATCTGACTTCAACGAACAAAGCCAATCTCTGGTAGGGACACAAGCCGACAGTGTTCGCCTGAATGCCTTACTCGCCAGCATTCGCATTGATAAATCACAAGCGAAAACAAATTGGCAAAAAAGCATAGTGATCAAACGACAAGCATTAACCTTTTCCAGCGAACTAACTCAACACCAAGCTCGCTTAGTTCAGCGGCAGAAAAATGAGTTTACCGACCAGCTGTCACAACTCGAAAGCCAGCTTGCCGTGGTCGAACAGCAGATCAACCAAAAAGCACGTGAACGAATAGAAACCCAATCGCGCGTCAGCAGCTTACGTAACAGTTATGGCATTGCCAGCAAAGAATTAGCCATCACCAAACCGCTTGCCGATGAAGGAGTGGTACCAGAAATTGAACTGCTCAAACTACAGCGCCAACTTAACGATACCCGCCGAGAGCTTAAATCGGCTGAATTACAGCTGCCTATCATCAAAGCCGCCATTCAAGAGGCTATATTAAAGCGTATCGACATTGCGCAAAATTTTCGTTCTGACTTACAACGCGAGCTTAACGAGATTAGCGACAAAGTTGCCAGCTTATCGGCCTCACAGATAGGGCTTCAAGATCGGGTAAATCGAACCACCATCACCTCCCCTGTAACTGGCATCATACAAACACTGCATACCAACACGGTTGGTGGTGTCATTCAACCCGGCATGGATGTCATTACCATAGTCCCCACCGACGATAACTTGCTGATTGAAGCGCAAATCGCGCCAAAAGATATTGCCTTCCTGCGACCAAAACTTCGCGCAATGATCAAATTCAGCGCCTATGATTTTACTGTCTTTGGGGGATTAGAAGGCACCCTAGAAACCATCAGTGCCGATACCATTAAAGACGATGAAGGCAATAGCTTCTACCAAATCAGGATCCGCACCGCTCAAAATTATTTACTCAGCGGCAGTGGTGAAATCTTGCCTATCATCCCAGGAATGACGGCATCTGCCGACATCATCACAGGGAAGCGCACGGTACTCGATTATTTATTAAAGCCCGTGATATCTGCTCAACGAAATGCGCTAAGAGAGTGA
- a CDS encoding TolC family outer membrane protein, which produces MKKKAFIVALACMGYSLVNSPNVLGQSLEQAIAQTLASNPDIRHAYHEFMIRNEQIRASQGDYLPDVNLDAGAGYENYNNERGSKGDFQPREVRLSVQQLLWDGAITYKDITRNKSETEAQRYQLLADAQDSALRTTQAYLDVLQAQEVLSLSQANFDVHQRIYGDIKKRADSGIGSTADLAQVEGRLARSNTNLISAQSNLNDQITEFVRIVGQYPTALEKPEVDINFIATSLDDAMTKAKENNPVVKVALNDIDAAHSQYDQATGTFYPTFYVEASQQWGEELDGVPGSNDEFKAMLRMRYNLYNGGSDQAKSRRAAYQVNQSKDVRDRALRQLEEGTRLAWSAMALANDQTEFLQRHVDASARTVIAYEKQFKISKRTLLDVLNTENELFEARKAYLDAHYNGIYSKYRLLNATGLLLSELRVDVPEQWLTSVK; this is translated from the coding sequence ATGAAGAAAAAAGCTTTTATTGTCGCCTTGGCTTGCATGGGGTACAGCCTAGTCAACTCCCCAAATGTATTAGGGCAATCTTTAGAACAAGCTATCGCCCAAACACTCGCGAGTAACCCAGATATACGCCATGCTTACCATGAGTTTATGATTCGTAATGAACAAATACGTGCCTCACAAGGTGATTACCTGCCAGATGTTAACCTTGATGCTGGGGCTGGGTATGAAAACTACAATAACGAGAGAGGCAGCAAAGGGGACTTTCAACCCCGCGAAGTGCGATTGAGCGTACAGCAATTATTGTGGGACGGTGCCATTACCTACAAGGATATCACACGGAATAAATCCGAGACCGAAGCACAACGCTATCAACTGCTTGCTGATGCACAAGATAGTGCATTGCGCACCACGCAAGCCTATTTAGATGTCCTTCAAGCACAAGAAGTCTTATCGCTTTCACAAGCCAATTTCGATGTCCACCAGCGTATTTATGGCGACATTAAAAAGCGCGCCGATTCGGGCATAGGTTCAACCGCGGATTTAGCCCAAGTTGAAGGGCGTTTAGCACGATCCAATACCAATTTGATTTCGGCACAAAGTAACTTAAACGACCAAATTACTGAATTTGTCCGTATTGTTGGCCAGTACCCTACTGCGCTAGAAAAGCCAGAAGTCGACATCAATTTCATCGCAACATCGCTTGACGATGCAATGACGAAAGCCAAGGAAAACAACCCTGTCGTCAAAGTCGCGCTCAATGACATTGATGCCGCGCACTCCCAATACGATCAAGCAACCGGGACCTTCTACCCCACTTTTTACGTCGAAGCCTCACAACAATGGGGTGAAGAATTAGACGGCGTGCCTGGCAGCAACGATGAATTTAAGGCCATGCTCAGAATGCGCTATAACTTGTACAACGGTGGCAGCGATCAAGCCAAAAGTCGCCGTGCGGCATATCAAGTAAACCAGTCTAAAGACGTACGCGATCGGGCACTTCGTCAGCTAGAAGAAGGGACCCGCCTCGCGTGGAGCGCGATGGCGCTTGCCAATGATCAGACCGAATTTTTACAGCGTCATGTCGATGCATCAGCCCGCACCGTTATTGCTTATGAAAAACAATTTAAGATCAGTAAACGTACCCTGCTTGATGTACTAAACACCGAAAATGAGCTGTTTGAAGCACGTAAAGCCTATCTAGATGCCCATTACAATGGCATTTATTCTAAGTACCGCTTACTCAATGCAACAGGGCTGTTATTGTCTGAATTACGCGTAGATGTACCAGAGCAATGGCTCACATCCGTTAAGTAA
- a CDS encoding GreA/GreB family elongation factor codes for MDKQLLHTRILQQLQIVHQGAVEAAQRAYDTATNDENVAENQYDTLALEASYLAHGQSQRVAECLADIQAFTALDLHNEQASEQVVLGSLVQLIDEDDNTRWVFFGPSAGGMKIMMRCEESQQESEVVIITPTSPLGEELLNRQVDDEVEIMIAGKKITYDIAVIE; via the coding sequence ATGGATAAACAATTACTTCATACTCGTATTTTGCAACAACTGCAGATCGTCCACCAAGGGGCGGTAGAAGCCGCTCAACGTGCGTACGACACAGCAACTAACGATGAAAATGTAGCAGAAAACCAATATGACACATTGGCATTAGAAGCCTCTTACCTTGCCCATGGTCAATCGCAACGCGTAGCGGAATGCTTAGCAGACATCCAAGCCTTTACTGCACTGGATCTTCACAATGAACAAGCAAGTGAACAAGTTGTATTAGGTAGCTTAGTGCAGTTAATTGACGAAGACGACAACACACGCTGGGTGTTCTTTGGGCCTTCTGCGGGCGGGATGAAAATCATGATGCGTTGCGAGGAAAGCCAGCAAGAGAGCGAAGTCGTGATCATTACCCCCACCTCGCCATTAGGCGAAGAATTGTTAAACCGTCAGGTTGATGATGAAGTGGAAATCATGATTGCGGGTAAAAAGATCACTTACGATATTGCTGTTATTGAATAG
- a CDS encoding transglutaminase-like cysteine peptidase, translating into MASFFNVLCYSLIIGTLLTQRLVASDESREPLTAIDRQNIDLIRQFYGERAGKRATAWRHLLHQLTNTHTATRSDKKSVSESTQLEGINRFFNQLQFIDDDKLWGKKDYWATPNEFIGVGGGDCEDFSIAKYFSLLSLGVDDEKLRLVYVKALTLNQFHMVVAYYPHPAAVPLLLDNLDGEIKPATERLDLLPIYSFNGSQLWLMKQKGQGQLAGDAAKLSAWNDVRLRNNEQELRRPAINLDE; encoded by the coding sequence ATGGCTAGTTTTTTCAATGTTTTATGCTATTCGTTAATAATAGGAACATTGTTAACGCAGCGCTTAGTCGCCAGTGATGAAAGTCGCGAGCCGTTAACAGCCATTGATCGACAAAATATCGATTTAATCCGCCAGTTTTACGGTGAGAGGGCAGGAAAACGAGCGACAGCGTGGCGACACCTTTTGCACCAATTAACGAACACGCACACAGCAACTCGGTCGGATAAAAAATCGGTTTCTGAATCCACTCAGCTAGAAGGCATCAACCGATTCTTTAACCAATTACAGTTTATTGATGACGATAAACTATGGGGTAAGAAAGACTACTGGGCCACCCCGAATGAATTTATTGGTGTTGGTGGTGGGGATTGTGAAGACTTTAGTATCGCTAAATATTTTTCGTTGCTGTCGCTCGGTGTCGACGACGAAAAATTACGGTTAGTGTATGTAAAAGCCCTGACGCTCAACCAATTTCACATGGTTGTCGCTTATTACCCACACCCCGCAGCGGTACCGCTCTTGTTAGACAACCTTGATGGTGAAATTAAACCAGCAACAGAGCGACTCGATTTGCTGCCAATCTACAGCTTTAACGGTAGCCAACTATGGCTCATGAAACAAAAAGGGCAAGGTCAACTGGCTGGCGATGCCGCTAAGCTCAGTGCATGGAACGATGTGCGTCTCCGCAATAACGAACAAGAATTGCGACGCCCTGCTATCAATTTGGATGAGTAA
- a CDS encoding HAD family hydrolase — protein sequence MDNKVMDIKGLLFDKDGTLLEFHQMWLKVSQGVVTALSHRYRTEMQMHLLTEEHLLEAIGIHGEYVDNHGLLAANPVEDTAEAWFKMLTPSCELVAFTTQVKALFNQQVEDNPSLIQPLPGVKATLIKLKQKGFRLGIATADTKDSTIYSLEKAGLIGLFDYLGYSDGDIAPKPAPALLQGFCERCDLTPAQVVMFGDTVSDMAFGLNAGAGKVGVLTGTATQDELAPHADFILASVADFEPECLAR from the coding sequence ATGGATAATAAAGTAATGGATATTAAAGGCTTACTGTTTGATAAAGATGGCACCTTGTTAGAGTTTCATCAAATGTGGCTGAAGGTGTCTCAAGGTGTTGTTACTGCACTCTCGCACCGTTATCGCACTGAAATGCAGATGCATTTACTCACGGAAGAACACCTATTAGAAGCGATAGGGATCCACGGTGAATATGTGGATAACCATGGTTTATTGGCTGCGAACCCTGTCGAAGATACCGCGGAGGCTTGGTTTAAAATGCTCACACCAAGCTGCGAGTTAGTTGCTTTTACTACTCAAGTTAAAGCGCTTTTCAATCAACAGGTTGAAGATAATCCATCCTTGATTCAGCCATTGCCTGGGGTTAAAGCCACCCTCATTAAACTGAAACAAAAAGGCTTTAGACTCGGTATCGCAACGGCAGACACCAAAGATTCAACGATTTATAGCTTAGAGAAAGCGGGGCTAATTGGTTTGTTTGATTACCTCGGTTACTCCGATGGCGATATCGCGCCTAAGCCAGCCCCTGCATTGTTGCAAGGCTTTTGCGAACGTTGCGATTTAACACCTGCTCAAGTGGTGATGTTTGGTGACACCGTTTCTGATATGGCGTTTGGCTTGAACGCGGGGGCAGGGAAGGTTGGCGTATTAACAGGCACGGCAACACAGGATGAGCTTGCCCCTCACGCCGATTTCATCTTGGCCTCAGTGGCTGATTTTGAACCAGAATGTTTAGCGAGATAA